One Plectropomus leopardus isolate mb unplaced genomic scaffold, YSFRI_Pleo_2.0 unplaced_scaffold1931, whole genome shotgun sequence DNA segment encodes these proteins:
- the LOC121965269 gene encoding coiled-coil domain-containing protein 77-like produces the protein LQRTQNLLHESTRDFLQVKFDTRAHEKSWMVEKDRLLRELDSCHNRLRKTGSAGAEPGRTWQPSSSTALLLSRPQPELQQAHKEELKALQEDLKQAHRLAEMYREQCITLETELSQIREEGDVGREIFKERSDKMAKRLQLMTQRYEALEKRRVMEVEGFKTDLKHLRQKFKDVEKQLLKVTLNIGPNQDLAILHEVRQTNSKTKKVQGELMALKAKIYGLENELRFS, from the exons GCTCCAACGAACCCAGAATCTGCTGCATGAGAGCACCAGGGATTTCTTGCAGGTGAAGTTTGACACTCGGGCTCATGAGAAGAGCTGGATGGTGGAGAAGGACCGGCTGCTGAGGGAGCTGGACTCCTGCCACAACCGTCTGAGGAAGACTGGTTCTGCTGGTGCAGAGCCGGGCCGAACGTGGCAacccagcagcagcacagcccTGCTCCTCTCCCGGCCTCAGCCAGAGTTACAGCAGGCGCACAAGGAGGAGCTAAAG GCACTGCAGGAGGATCTGAAGCAAGCCCACCGTCTGGCTGAGATGTACAGGGAGCAGTGCATTACACTGGAGACAGAACTGTCCCAAATCAGAGAGGAAGGGGATGTAGGCAGAGAAATATTTAAG GAGCGTTCGGACAAAATGGCCAAACGTCTTCAACTGATGACTCAGCGTTACGAGGCGCTGGAGAAGAGGAGGGTGATGGAGGTGGAGGGCTTTAAGACGGACCTGAAACACCTCAGACAGAAATTCAAAGATGTCGAAAAACAACTTCTCAAG GTTACTCTGAATATTGGGCCCAACCAGGACTTAGCCATTCTGCATGAGGTGCGTCAGACCAACAGCAAGACGAAGAAGGTTCAGGGTGAGCTGATGGCGCTGAAGGCGAAGATCTATGGACTGGAAAACGAGCTGAGATTTAGCTGA